CGTGGTGCCTGCGCCGGACCGCTGGTGGTCGCAGCCTGCGTCCTGCGCGCCGGTGAGTCCCGCCGGTTCGACGGTCTGACGGACTCCAAGCTGCTCACCGCCCGGGCGCGGGAACACTGGTTCGAGACGGTGCGGGAGTCGGCCGTGGAGTACCGCGTGGTCTCGCTGGCCCCCTCCGAGGTCGACTCCCTCGGCGTGCACGTCGCGAACCTGGAGGGGATGCGCCGAGCGGTCGCCGGACTCGACCTCCACCCCGGGTACGTGCTCACCGACGGTTTCCGAGTGGAGGGGTTGGGTGCTCCCAGCGTGGCCGTTCGCAAGGGGGACCGCGCGGCGGGTTGCGTGGCGGCGGCCTCGGTGCTCGCCAAGGTCAGCCGGGATCGGATGATGGAGGAGCTGCACGTATCGTTTCCCGGGTACGGTTTCGACGTGCACAAGGGGTACTCGACCGCGCGCCACAGCGAGGCGCTCCGGTTACACGGTCCCACCACGCATCACCGGTGGAGCTATTCGAACGTGGTGGAGTCCGCCCTCGCCCACGGGATGCGTTCTCCGAGGGGGGACAGCAGTAAACCCGGATTGTTCGATGCTTTTGATCAAGCTGTGATGGACAATGGGGGCACCACCATTGGGCATCCGTGGACCGATCAGTGACAGGAAAGGGCTCGCACAGCCATGAGCGCCGAGGATCTCGAGAAGTACGAGACCGAGATGGAGCTGCAACTCTACAAGGAGTATCGCGACATCGTCGGTCAGTTCACCTACGTGGTGGAGACCGAACGGCGTTTCTACCTGGCCAACGGAGTGGACGTCCAGGTGCGCAACTCCGATACCGAGGTCTATTTCGAAGTGGTCATGTCGGATGCCTGGGTATGGGACATGTACCGTCCCGCTCGCTTCGTCAAGAACGTGCGGGTGATCACGTTCAAGGACGTCAACGTGGAGGAGCTCGACAAACCGGAGCTTCGCCTGCCGGAGAGCGGAACGCCGTTCGGCTGATCGAACCTCGCGCCGCTGGGGGAAGTGGTCGCGCTCGTCGTGGACCGGAGGCGTAGGAACCGTCGACAGGGGTGCGTCCGACTCGTACGGCGGCGCTCCACCAGCTGAGCGAGTCCTGTGGTGGTCTCCGTACGGGTCGGTACGGCCGAGTTGTCCACAGCTTCCGTGGTCGTGCACAACCGAACGGGTCGAGTCTGGCGGGGGTGGGAAGTTCCGGGCAGGTTGGCAGTGTCCGAGCCAACCGAGCCCGAAAGGCACCCCCATGAGGAACAACCCCGTCATCGGAGCAGTGTCGGACGACGACACGCACGGAAGAAGACACGCACTGGGCCGGGCGGGTGAGCGCCTGGCCGCGGAGTACCTACGGCAGCAGGGTCTGGTGGTGCTCTCCCGCAACTGGAGTTGTCCGATGGGAGAGCTCGATCTCGTCTGCACCGATGGACACCGCGTGATCGTCTGCGAGGTCAAGACGCGTTCCGGGATCGACTACGGTTCACCCGTCGAGGCCGTGAGCCCGCACAAGGTGCGCAAGCTGCGTGAGGTCGCCGCCGCGTGGCTCCGCGCGCACGACGTTCGCGAGTGCCCCGTCCGGTTCGACGTGCTGTCCGTGCTGTGGCCTCCGGACGCGCCGGTGCGCATCGAGCACCATCAGGAGGTGTGCTGAGTTGGGGCTGCACACTACCTGGGCGGTGGCACTGTTCGGTGTGGACGGCGTGCTGGTCGAGATCGAGTCCGATGTCCGAGGTGGTGGTCTTCCCAACGTTCAGTTGTTGGGGCTTCCCGACGCGGCGCTGCAGGAGTCGAAGAACCGGGTCCGCGCCGCCATCAGGAACTCCGGGGAGCACTGGCCCCAGTCCTGCGTCACTCTGGCGCTGTCTCCGGCGGCGATGCCCAAGACCGGGACCTCGTTCGACACGGCCCTGGCCATGGCGGTGCTCGCGGGAGCCGAGCGCGTACCGCCGGGGCGGTTGGAGGGCACGGTGTTCTTCGGAGAGCTGGCGCTCGACGGCCGCATCCGTCCCGTGCGTGGACTGCTACCCGGCTTGCTGGCGGCCGTGGCCGGCGGTATGCGACGAGCCGTCGTTCCCTTGGAAGGGCTACGGGAGGCCAAACTCGTCGAGCGGATCGAGGTGCTCGGAGCCGAAAGGCTGGAAGAAGTGATCGCCTGGGCACGTGGGATGGGGGAGTTGTCCCGGGAACCCACCGCCGATCCGGGCAGCGCCCCCGACAGCTCGGAGGCGCCGGACTTGGTCGACGTCGTGGGACAGCCCGACGCCCGGTGGGCACTGGAGGTGGCGGCCGCGGGCGGGCACCACCTCCTGATGGTCGGTCCGCCGGGCACCGGCAAGACGATGCTGGCACGGCGCTTGTGCGGCTTGCTTCCCGAGCTGCCCGTTCCACGGGCGCTGGAGACCACCGCGGTCCACTCCGTCGCCGGAGAGCTCTCCGAACAAGCCGAGCTGCTTCGCACTCCGCCCTTCGTGGCGCCACACCACTCGATATCCGTCGCCGGTCTGATCGGAGGCGGGGCGGGACTCGCCCGTCCCGGCGCCGTCAGTCGGGCCCACAACGGTGTGCTGCTCGTGGACGAGGCCTGTGAGTGGGGGACGAAACGACTGGAATCCATGCGCACCGCGCTCGAAGAGGGTGAGATCCGGTTGTCCAGGACAGAGGGAACCCTGCGCTACCCCGCCCGTTTCCAGTTGGTTCTGGCCACCAATCCCTGTCCCTGCGCCCCGGCCAGGGACATCGACTGCCAGTGCACACCGCACGCCCGTCGCAAGTACCTGGCCAAGCTCTCCGGCCCGTTGCTGGATCGCGTCGACCTGCGCGTGCGCATGCGGCCACTGTCCACGATGGAACTGCCGGGGCACGAGCCCCCGGAGTCCTCCTCACGGGTGCGTGAACGCGTGTCGCGTGCGCGCCGGGCCGCAATCCGGAGGTGGGAGAACCACGGGTGGAGCTCGAACTCCGAGGTCCCCGGCCCCGAACTGCGACGTGAGTTCCCACTTCCCGAGGAGGCGACGCGACTGCTGGACAGAGGTCTGGACACGGGATCGCTGACGGCCAGAGGGGTGGACCGTTGTCTGCGCGTCGCGTGGACGCTGGGTGATCTGGACGGAGTCGAACGGCCGGGGCCCGAGCACGTGGCCGCCGCGCTGCAGTTCCGCGGCAGGACGGCGCCGTGAACACCGTCGCGGGTTCCCCCGGTCACGAGCTGCTGTGCGCACGGGCGTACCTGTCCGCCGTAGCCGAACCGCCCGCTCCCGCGCTGCACGGATTCATCGCGGGTTGCGGGGCCGAAACCGCCGCCGAACGGGTTCGCCGAGGCGATGTTCCCACCACCGTGGCGGACGAGACCGGTGCTCGTCAGGCACACGTGTGCGGTGCCGAACTGCTGGAACGGGCCCACCGGCACGGCGTCCGGCTGGTCACGCCCGAGGATCCGGACTGGCCCACTCACCGCACCGCCACGATGGAGGGAGCCACCGAAGTAGGGGTGTCCGGGCTGGCCGCTCCCATCGCGCTCTGGTGCCGGGGGACGGCTTCCCCGGCAGCCGTGCTCCGCGATGCCGTCGCGGTGGTGGGTACCCGCGCCGCCAGCGGGTACGGCGAGACCAGCGCCGCCGAACTGGGGTACGAACTGACGCGATCCGGGGTGACCGTGGTTTCGGGAGCGGCCTACGGAATCGACGGGGCCGCGCACCGGGGGGCGCTCGCCGCCGGTGGGACGACCTCGGCGATGCTGGCCTGCGGCCCGGAGATCGACTACCCGGCCGGCCATGCCCGGCTCATCGCGCGAATCGCCGAGAGCGGACTGGTGTGCAGTGAGTACCCACCCGGCACGCCGCCCCGAAAGCACCGCTTCCTGGTCCGCAACAGACTGATCGCGGCGATGAGTGACGGCACCGTGGTGGTGGAGGCCGGTATCCGCAGTGGGGCGAGCAACACCGCCGCCACAGCCGACACGCTGGGACGGCCGGTCATGGCGCTACCCGGGCCGGTCACCTCGGTGAGTTCGGCCGGCTGCCATGAGTTGATCCGCTCCGGAAAGGCCGTACTGGTAACGGGCACCGAGGATGTGCTGGAGGCCGTCGCGGAACTCGGATCCGTTCCGGGAACGGAACGCGGAGCTCCGGAACGCCCGACCGACGGGCTCGACGGAACTTCCAAGCGTGTTCACGATTCGCTACGTCCGGAGGCTTACCACACGGTCGAGCAGCTCGCACGTGAAACGGGCATCCCGTGGAAATCGGTGCTCAGCTGCTTGAGTGCGCTTGAGATGTCCGGACTCGCCAGCTGCTCGGACCAAGGATGGACACGATGCGGGCAGTGAGATCGCAAGCGCGTATCGTGGCGTCGTGCTACTTGAATCCGGCGAATGCACCCAGCGACGTCACTCGGCATGAATCAGAAACGTTCTCACCACTCGACCAGGCCCGACCTGCTCG
The nucleotide sequence above comes from Actinopolyspora erythraea. Encoded proteins:
- the dprA gene encoding DNA-processing protein DprA, whose translation is MNTVAGSPGHELLCARAYLSAVAEPPAPALHGFIAGCGAETAAERVRRGDVPTTVADETGARQAHVCGAELLERAHRHGVRLVTPEDPDWPTHRTATMEGATEVGVSGLAAPIALWCRGTASPAAVLRDAVAVVGTRAASGYGETSAAELGYELTRSGVTVVSGAAYGIDGAAHRGALAAGGTTSAMLACGPEIDYPAGHARLIARIAESGLVCSEYPPGTPPRKHRFLVRNRLIAAMSDGTVVVEAGIRSGASNTAATADTLGRPVMALPGPVTSVSSAGCHELIRSGKAVLVTGTEDVLEAVAELGSVPGTERGAPERPTDGLDGTSKRVHDSLRPEAYHTVEQLARETGIPWKSVLSCLSALEMSGLASCSDQGWTRCGQ
- a CDS encoding YifB family Mg chelatase-like AAA ATPase; protein product: MGLHTTWAVALFGVDGVLVEIESDVRGGGLPNVQLLGLPDAALQESKNRVRAAIRNSGEHWPQSCVTLALSPAAMPKTGTSFDTALAMAVLAGAERVPPGRLEGTVFFGELALDGRIRPVRGLLPGLLAAVAGGMRRAVVPLEGLREAKLVERIEVLGAERLEEVIAWARGMGELSREPTADPGSAPDSSEAPDLVDVVGQPDARWALEVAAAGGHHLLMVGPPGTGKTMLARRLCGLLPELPVPRALETTAVHSVAGELSEQAELLRTPPFVAPHHSISVAGLIGGGAGLARPGAVSRAHNGVLLVDEACEWGTKRLESMRTALEEGEIRLSRTEGTLRYPARFQLVLATNPCPCAPARDIDCQCTPHARRKYLAKLSGPLLDRVDLRVRMRPLSTMELPGHEPPESSSRVRERVSRARRAAIRRWENHGWSSNSEVPGPELRREFPLPEEATRLLDRGLDTGSLTARGVDRCLRVAWTLGDLDGVERPGPEHVAAALQFRGRTAP
- a CDS encoding YraN family protein: MRNNPVIGAVSDDDTHGRRHALGRAGERLAAEYLRQQGLVVLSRNWSCPMGELDLVCTDGHRVIVCEVKTRSGIDYGSPVEAVSPHKVRKLREVAAAWLRAHDVRECPVRFDVLSVLWPPDAPVRIEHHQEVC
- a CDS encoding DUF2469 domain-containing protein, translating into MSAEDLEKYETEMELQLYKEYRDIVGQFTYVVETERRFYLANGVDVQVRNSDTEVYFEVVMSDAWVWDMYRPARFVKNVRVITFKDVNVEELDKPELRLPESGTPFG
- a CDS encoding ribonuclease HII — protein: MLRLRNKSAELGLPRTIVRRDSGSWALQNALERRGLGPVAGVDEAGRGACAGPLVVAACVLRAGESRRFDGLTDSKLLTARAREHWFETVRESAVEYRVVSLAPSEVDSLGVHVANLEGMRRAVAGLDLHPGYVLTDGFRVEGLGAPSVAVRKGDRAAGCVAAASVLAKVSRDRMMEELHVSFPGYGFDVHKGYSTARHSEALRLHGPTTHHRWSYSNVVESALAHGMRSPRGDSSKPGLFDAFDQAVMDNGGTTIGHPWTDQ